In Vibrio atlanticus, the following proteins share a genomic window:
- a CDS encoding uroporphyrinogen-III C-methyltransferase translates to MTSKKNNEHIEPEKKQDTQPVVVENEKADSTETKQPEKTLDASASNTAKNNQPKTEHKEQIEKAEKQGKRGVTLGAIAIAFSIIFSSGIAFQIQQKSAEYSAQIAALQAQLQNTQSAVNKDLQTIKKETIQEASHAVEKTQVVQSQQQKSIQSLQLAVADVKGRRPNDWLLAEADYLVKLAGRKLFLEHDAVSATKLMESADQRIAALNDPSLVSLRQSMTNDITKLRTIPLIDRDGLVLRITSLQKQVDTLPLANAILPEAAVVEKKAVSQDINDWQNNLMTSMKDFSENFITFRSRDGEVIPLLSPEQHFYLRENIKGKLETAIRAVYKEQGDIYSAALQTANEWSKSYLNQDNNSVIEFEKAIKQLSEQNISVKYPVKLESQNELSDVIRERLRREVTVMTTEEK, encoded by the coding sequence ATGACAAGCAAAAAAAATAATGAGCATATTGAACCTGAAAAGAAACAAGACACTCAGCCAGTAGTTGTTGAAAACGAAAAAGCTGACTCTACAGAGACAAAACAACCTGAAAAGACGCTCGATGCCTCTGCGTCAAATACCGCTAAAAATAATCAGCCTAAAACTGAGCATAAAGAGCAAATAGAGAAAGCAGAAAAGCAAGGTAAGCGCGGTGTCACACTAGGCGCTATTGCGATCGCTTTTTCTATTATTTTCAGTAGTGGCATTGCCTTTCAAATACAGCAAAAGAGCGCTGAGTACTCAGCTCAGATCGCAGCTCTTCAAGCACAACTGCAAAATACGCAATCTGCAGTAAATAAAGATCTACAAACCATCAAGAAAGAGACAATCCAAGAAGCATCACATGCGGTGGAGAAAACTCAAGTCGTGCAATCTCAGCAACAGAAGAGCATTCAAAGCCTACAGCTAGCGGTTGCTGACGTTAAAGGTCGTCGTCCAAATGACTGGTTGCTTGCTGAAGCTGATTACCTTGTGAAACTTGCTGGTCGTAAACTGTTCCTAGAGCATGATGCCGTTAGTGCCACCAAACTAATGGAAAGCGCCGATCAACGTATCGCCGCACTGAATGACCCAAGCTTGGTCTCTCTTCGTCAATCAATGACCAATGACATTACTAAGCTTCGCACTATCCCCCTGATCGACCGTGATGGCTTAGTTCTTCGTATCACAAGCCTACAAAAACAAGTCGATACTCTACCGCTTGCCAATGCGATTCTTCCAGAAGCTGCGGTTGTTGAGAAAAAAGCCGTATCGCAAGACATCAATGATTGGCAGAACAACCTGATGACGTCGATGAAAGATTTCTCAGAAAACTTCATCACCTTCCGCAGTCGTGATGGAGAAGTCATTCCTCTACTATCACCAGAGCAGCACTTCTACCTACGTGAAAATATCAAAGGCAAACTAGAGACAGCTATTCGCGCTGTCTACAAAGAGCAAGGCGATATCTACAGTGCAGCACTACAAACAGCTAACGAGTGGTCGAAGTCGTACCTAAACCAAGATAACAACTCAGTGATTGAGTTTGAGAAGGCAATTAAGCAGCTGAGCGAGCAGAATATTTCTGTGAAATATCCTGTGAAACTTGAGTCTCAAAATGAGTTATCAGACGTGATACGTGAGCGCCTACGTCGTGAAGTCACCGTTATGACCACGGAGGAAAAATAA
- a CDS encoding uroporphyrinogen-III synthase, with translation MTVLVTRPGSEGQSLCQQLADEGIQAIHHPLIRIVDNPHSSDLSTQLNNSDIIIAVSHHAVTAAQNILSKTSSIWPTSPLYLGVGQKTAHVLSKVSKQKVNYPKVSDSEHLLKLTELNGVDNKSILILRGNGGRELIRDSLLNRGAQVSYCETYRREYIPISDHNTYQTWINKKTSKVVITSQEQLEYLCSITPDEYLAWLSTRHLFVPSQRIVERAQQLGFSNVTNTHSATNQILLAALRP, from the coding sequence ATGACAGTGTTGGTGACTCGTCCCGGTTCAGAGGGACAATCGCTTTGCCAACAACTAGCGGATGAAGGGATTCAAGCAATCCATCATCCGCTTATTCGTATCGTTGATAATCCACACTCATCGGATTTAAGCACCCAGCTTAATAACAGCGATATCATTATTGCAGTCAGTCACCACGCCGTGACCGCTGCCCAAAACATCCTTTCGAAAACTTCATCTATTTGGCCAACTTCGCCGCTTTATCTTGGCGTTGGTCAAAAAACTGCGCACGTTTTAAGCAAAGTTAGTAAACAAAAAGTAAACTATCCCAAAGTGAGTGATAGTGAACATCTTCTCAAACTTACTGAACTTAATGGCGTAGATAATAAATCCATTTTGATACTGCGTGGAAATGGTGGGCGTGAGCTCATTAGAGATTCTCTACTCAATCGAGGTGCACAAGTCTCTTATTGTGAGACCTACCGTAGAGAATATATTCCTATTAGCGACCACAATACCTATCAAACATGGATAAACAAAAAAACGTCCAAAGTTGTCATCACTAGTCAGGAACAATTGGAGTATCTCTGCTCAATTACCCCTGATGAGTATTTGGCTTGGCTTTCAACAAGACATTTATTTGTCCCAAGCCAGCGCATAGTAGAACGAGCACAACAACTCGGCTTCTCAAACGTGACCAATACTCACAGTGCTACGAACCAAATATTACTGGCTGCTCTCCGGCCCTAG
- the cyaY gene encoding iron donor protein CyaY, translating to MNETEFHKLVDIQMQNIEEAIDESEADIDYEVTGNVMTLEFENRSQIIINRQEPMREIWLASKSGGFHFKLVDDKWTCSKTGMALFEMVKEECEKHADEEINWV from the coding sequence ATGAACGAGACTGAATTTCATAAGCTGGTCGATATACAGATGCAAAACATCGAAGAAGCGATCGATGAATCAGAGGCAGATATTGATTACGAAGTGACTGGTAACGTAATGACGTTGGAGTTTGAAAACCGCAGCCAAATTATCATCAATCGCCAAGAACCAATGCGTGAGATCTGGTTAGCGTCTAAATCTGGCGGCTTTCACTTCAAGCTAGTTGACGACAAGTGGACATGTTCAAAGACGGGCATGGCGTTGTTTGAGATGGTCAAAGAAGAGTGCGAAAAGCACGCAGATGAAGAGATTAATTGGGTCTAA
- a CDS encoding class I adenylate cyclase, with protein sequence MQAYTQTLIQRLDNLNQQRIDRALALMNVQGQRVFNLIPALLHFNHPMMPGYYDQQVPFGIRSFTLNEFQKQFVSDTELTLGGKLTEAAEPAILGLYTMGSTSSIGQSTSSDLDIWVCVSPDMDGASRDSLTNKCLLITDWAETLGVEANFFLMDEERFRSNHSEEMTGDNCGSSQHLLLLDEFYRSAVRLAGQRLLWQIIPPEMEECYDEYVQGLCNDGYLDCSQWIDFGKLNSIPAEEYFGSNLWQLYKSIDSPYKSVLKAILLEAYSWEYPNTQLLSIDTKRRFFADEPDLYGMDSYYLMLEKVTRYLERINDHTRLDLVRRCFYLKTHEKLSRDAGIGSVAWRREALTEMTKSWNWGHETIAELDNRRNWKVEQVKVVHHALLDALMLSYRNLIQFARRNDITSAISPQDISILARKLYAAFEVLPGKVTLLNPQISPDLHEPDLSFIEVRQGQSNKAGWYLYKQPLIAHRILGQPSLEHHEYLSKLVAWSFFNGLITESTRLHSVVRDAHIDIDKFYQMVSDLRNTFSLRKRRPSMQALASPCEISQLAMFINFENDPTSELSGRALKVDLKNADIFSFGEEGKSLVGSVDLVYRNSWHEVRTLHFQGETAMLDALKTVLGKMHQDALPPESVDVFCYSKNLRGVMRNMVYQLLAECIDLRLKPIEPEKRRRFKAIRLANKMFGLFFERRGVSVQMLENSVDFYRSISTNKLKGSPLLMLDKEQEYQLPEVVDGFASEGLIQFFFEDTDKGFNIYVLDESNQVEVYHQYSGEKDEMIASVNSFYTSVKDESKVSSKLINFNLPQYYQIVHPEEGNSYVVPYRNDATLASRSSKIVNI encoded by the coding sequence TTGCAGGCTTACACTCAAACTTTGATTCAACGATTAGACAATCTAAATCAGCAGCGCATTGATCGTGCGTTGGCGTTGATGAATGTGCAGGGCCAGCGAGTTTTTAACCTTATCCCCGCGCTGCTTCACTTCAATCACCCTATGATGCCTGGTTATTATGACCAACAAGTTCCTTTTGGAATTCGTAGCTTCACGCTTAATGAATTCCAAAAGCAATTTGTCTCTGATACTGAATTAACTCTGGGCGGAAAACTTACCGAGGCCGCTGAACCAGCAATCTTGGGTTTGTACACCATGGGTAGTACTTCGTCTATTGGTCAAAGTACCTCAAGTGATCTTGATATCTGGGTGTGTGTATCTCCAGATATGGATGGCGCATCTCGCGATAGCCTGACCAATAAATGTCTGCTTATTACTGATTGGGCTGAAACCTTAGGGGTTGAAGCGAACTTCTTTTTGATGGATGAAGAGCGTTTCCGCTCGAATCATTCTGAAGAGATGACCGGTGATAACTGTGGTTCTTCACAGCACTTACTACTGCTTGATGAGTTCTACCGCTCAGCCGTTCGTTTGGCTGGCCAGCGTTTGTTGTGGCAAATCATCCCGCCAGAAATGGAGGAGTGCTACGACGAGTATGTCCAAGGTTTATGTAACGATGGTTATCTTGATTGCTCGCAGTGGATCGATTTCGGCAAGCTGAACAGTATTCCTGCTGAAGAGTACTTTGGTTCAAACCTATGGCAGCTCTATAAGAGTATCGACTCACCGTATAAATCGGTGTTGAAGGCGATCCTGTTAGAAGCTTATTCATGGGAATACCCAAACACCCAGCTTCTTAGTATTGACACCAAGCGTCGTTTCTTCGCAGATGAACCTGATCTGTATGGCATGGATAGCTACTATCTGATGCTTGAGAAGGTAACTCGCTACCTAGAACGTATCAACGACCATACTCGATTGGATTTGGTGAGACGCTGCTTCTATCTTAAGACCCACGAGAAGTTGTCACGAGATGCGGGTATTGGTTCTGTCGCATGGCGTCGTGAAGCCTTAACTGAGATGACTAAATCTTGGAACTGGGGACATGAAACCATTGCTGAGCTCGACAACCGCCGTAACTGGAAGGTTGAGCAGGTTAAAGTGGTGCACCATGCGCTGCTTGATGCCTTGATGCTGAGCTATCGTAATCTGATTCAATTTGCACGTCGTAACGACATCACTTCAGCTATCAGCCCGCAAGATATCAGTATCTTGGCACGTAAACTTTACGCTGCGTTTGAGGTGTTACCAGGCAAAGTGACGCTACTGAATCCACAAATATCCCCGGATCTCCATGAGCCTGATTTGAGCTTTATCGAAGTTCGTCAGGGTCAGTCAAATAAAGCGGGTTGGTACTTGTACAAACAGCCTTTGATTGCACATCGCATTCTCGGTCAGCCTTCACTTGAGCACCATGAGTACTTGAGTAAGTTGGTTGCTTGGTCATTCTTTAATGGTTTGATTACTGAGTCGACACGTTTGCACTCTGTGGTTCGTGACGCCCACATTGATATCGATAAGTTCTATCAAATGGTGAGCGATCTACGTAATACCTTCTCTTTGCGTAAGCGTCGTCCGAGTATGCAGGCACTGGCGAGCCCGTGTGAGATAAGCCAACTGGCGATGTTCATCAACTTTGAAAATGACCCGACGTCTGAATTAAGTGGTCGCGCATTAAAAGTGGATCTTAAGAATGCCGATATTTTCAGTTTTGGTGAAGAAGGTAAGAGCTTAGTTGGCAGTGTCGATCTGGTTTATCGGAACTCTTGGCATGAAGTTCGTACACTTCATTTCCAAGGCGAAACCGCGATGCTGGACGCGCTGAAGACGGTACTGGGTAAAATGCACCAGGATGCGTTGCCGCCAGAGTCGGTTGATGTGTTCTGTTACAGCAAAAACCTACGCGGTGTGATGCGTAATATGGTGTATCAACTGCTTGCCGAGTGTATCGATTTACGATTGAAACCAATTGAGCCAGAGAAACGCCGCCGATTTAAAGCTATTCGCCTGGCAAACAAAATGTTTGGTCTGTTCTTTGAACGTCGTGGTGTATCGGTGCAGATGCTGGAAAACTCGGTCGATTTCTATCGTAGTATCTCGACGAATAAGCTGAAGGGCTCACCTTTACTGATGCTCGATAAAGAGCAAGAGTATCAGCTACCAGAAGTGGTTGATGGTTTTGCGAGTGAAGGTTTAATTCAATTTTTCTTTGAGGATACCGACAAAGGTTTCAATATTTATGTATTGGACGAGTCGAATCAGGTTGAGGTGTATCACCAGTACAGCGGTGAAAAAGATGAGATGATCGCAAGCGTGAATTCTTTCTACACTTCAGTAAAAGATGAGTCGAAGGTGTCGTCTAAGTTGATTAACTTTAACCTACCTCAGTACTACCAAATTGTTCACCCTGAAGAAGGTAACTCTTATGTGGTGCCATATCGTAACGATGCGACTTTAGCTTCTCGGAGCTCAAAGATAGTCAATATCTAA
- the hemC gene encoding hydroxymethylbilane synthase gives MTNSAPIRIATRKSPLALWQAYFVRDALQAAHPGLEVELVTMVTKGDIILDTPLAKVGGKGLFVKELEVAMLEGRADLAVHSMKDVPVDFPEGLGLVTICEREDPRDAFVSNTYNNIDELPQGAVVGTCSLRRQCQLLEYRPDLIIKELRGNVGTRLGKLDDGQYDAIVLAAAGLKRLELEERIRSFIEPEQSLPAVGQGAVGIECRLDDERLIKLLEPLNHKDTADRVLCERAMNLTLEGGCQVPIGSYSLLDGDNIWLRALVGEPDGSKMVRGEISGLRKDAEALGVTLANQLLDDGAREILTKLYADQE, from the coding sequence ATGACAAATTCAGCACCAATCCGTATCGCGACCAGAAAAAGCCCTCTTGCCCTTTGGCAGGCATACTTTGTAAGGGATGCACTGCAAGCTGCTCACCCTGGTTTAGAGGTTGAGTTGGTAACTATGGTGACCAAAGGTGACATCATCCTAGACACGCCACTTGCTAAGGTAGGCGGTAAAGGGCTATTCGTTAAAGAACTTGAAGTAGCAATGCTAGAAGGTCGTGCTGACCTAGCGGTTCACTCAATGAAAGACGTACCGGTCGACTTCCCTGAAGGTCTAGGTCTAGTAACGATTTGTGAGCGCGAAGATCCTCGTGATGCTTTCGTATCAAATACTTACAACAACATCGATGAGTTACCACAAGGTGCTGTCGTAGGTACATGCAGCCTGCGTCGTCAATGTCAGTTGCTAGAATACCGCCCAGATCTCATCATCAAAGAGCTGCGTGGCAACGTTGGTACTCGTCTAGGTAAACTCGATGATGGTCAATACGATGCTATCGTGCTGGCAGCAGCTGGCCTTAAGCGATTAGAGCTAGAAGAGCGTATCCGTAGCTTTATCGAACCTGAACAGTCTCTACCTGCTGTAGGGCAAGGCGCTGTTGGTATTGAGTGTCGTCTAGATGATGAACGTCTAATCAAGCTTCTTGAGCCACTGAACCACAAAGACACAGCCGATCGTGTGCTATGCGAACGTGCAATGAACCTAACTCTAGAAGGTGGTTGTCAGGTTCCTATCGGTAGCTACTCATTATTAGATGGCGATAATATCTGGCTACGTGCATTAGTAGGCGAACCAGATGGTTCTAAAATGGTTCGTGGTGAGATCTCTGGCCTTCGCAAAGATGCAGAAGCACTTGGCGTTACTCTGGCAAATCAATTGCTGGATGATGGCGCGAGAGAAATCTTAACCAAGCTATACGCAGACCAAGAATAA
- the xerC gene encoding tyrosine recombinase XerC translates to MSLEPKIPLPNSLQKPLSRFYEYLRSEKGLSLHTQRNYKQQLETMAAHLVTLGLTDWGQVDAAWVRQLASKGMREGMKASSIATRLSSLRSFFDFLVLRGEMTANPAKGVSAPRKQRPLPKNLDVDEVGQLLDVNEDDPLSIRDRAMMEVMYGAGLRLAELVGINLKDVLGRQGEIRVIGKGDKERKAPFSGLAKEWVDKWLKVRGELASPGEPALFVSKLGTRISHRSVQKRMEEWGKKQSVASHISPHKLRHSFATHVLESSQNLRAVQELLGHENISTTQVYTHLDFQHLAQAYDQAHPRARKKNKD, encoded by the coding sequence ATGAGCCTAGAGCCCAAAATACCTCTTCCTAACAGCCTTCAAAAGCCGCTTTCTCGCTTCTATGAATATCTTAGAAGTGAGAAGGGACTCAGCTTACACACCCAACGTAACTACAAACAACAACTTGAAACCATGGCCGCTCATTTAGTCACTCTCGGACTAACGGACTGGGGACAAGTCGATGCGGCGTGGGTAAGACAACTTGCAAGTAAAGGCATGCGCGAAGGAATGAAAGCGAGCAGTATTGCGACTCGCTTATCTTCACTGCGCAGCTTCTTTGATTTCCTTGTCTTGCGTGGCGAAATGACCGCCAATCCAGCCAAAGGGGTTTCAGCACCTCGTAAACAACGTCCTTTGCCTAAAAACCTCGATGTTGATGAAGTCGGTCAGTTGCTTGATGTGAATGAGGACGACCCACTGTCAATTCGCGACCGAGCGATGATGGAAGTGATGTATGGTGCTGGATTACGTTTGGCTGAGCTGGTCGGTATCAATCTTAAAGATGTATTGGGTCGACAAGGCGAAATCCGAGTGATTGGTAAAGGCGACAAAGAACGCAAAGCGCCTTTTTCTGGTTTAGCGAAAGAGTGGGTTGATAAATGGCTCAAAGTTCGTGGTGAACTCGCTTCGCCGGGTGAGCCTGCACTGTTTGTCTCGAAGTTAGGGACTCGTATCTCTCATCGCAGCGTGCAAAAGCGCATGGAAGAGTGGGGCAAGAAGCAATCTGTCGCGAGTCACATCAGCCCGCATAAACTGCGTCACTCGTTTGCAACGCATGTACTGGAGTCGAGCCAAAACCTTCGTGCGGTTCAAGAGTTGCTCGGGCATGAAAACATCTCGACAACCCAAGTGTACACTCACTTAGATTTCCAACATTTAGCACAAGCTTATGACCAAGCTCATCCAAGAGCTCGTAAGAAGAATAAAGATTAG
- the yigB gene encoding 5-amino-6-(5-phospho-D-ribitylamino)uracil phosphatase YigB → MRIYRGLKPIKAMTFDLDDTLYDNWPVIMKVEKEMAQWLYQKHPVSASLSLEEWQGIKQQVASENPALKHDVTVWRETQIKRGLLQLGYSQQQAEQAAREGIEHALWLRNQVDVPQETHRVMAELSQRIPLVAITNGNVDPHKIGLGQYFQLILKAGPDGRAKPYPDMFDKAQQYLNCDAENILHVGDHLRTDVYGAKTNGFQACWFNDTGSNLYDSPKATVLPDVEIEQLSDLMRLT, encoded by the coding sequence ATGCGAATTTATCGAGGGTTAAAGCCCATCAAAGCCATGACCTTTGATTTGGATGATACCTTGTACGACAACTGGCCTGTGATCATGAAGGTTGAGAAAGAGATGGCGCAGTGGCTTTATCAAAAGCATCCTGTGTCTGCTTCTCTTTCGTTAGAAGAGTGGCAAGGTATCAAACAGCAAGTCGCCTCTGAAAACCCAGCGTTAAAGCATGATGTCACCGTGTGGCGAGAAACACAGATTAAGCGTGGTTTGTTACAACTGGGGTATTCTCAGCAGCAAGCAGAACAAGCGGCTCGTGAAGGCATAGAACACGCCTTGTGGCTGCGTAATCAGGTGGATGTGCCACAGGAAACGCATCGAGTGATGGCTGAGCTGAGCCAACGTATTCCTTTAGTTGCGATTACTAATGGCAATGTCGACCCACATAAAATTGGCTTGGGGCAGTACTTCCAATTAATCCTTAAAGCCGGTCCTGACGGCAGAGCAAAACCCTACCCTGATATGTTTGATAAAGCTCAGCAATACCTAAATTGTGACGCTGAGAATATTCTCCATGTTGGTGACCATCTTAGAACCGATGTCTATGGAGCTAAGACAAATGGTTTCCAAGCATGCTGGTTTAATGATACGGGTTCCAATTTATATGATTCCCCGAAGGCAACCGTGCTGCCTGATGTTGAAATAGAGCAACTTAGTGATCTTATGCGATTAACTTAA
- the lysA gene encoding diaminopimelate decarboxylase, whose protein sequence is MDYFNYQEDGQLWAEDVALSQLAEQYGTPLYVYSRATLERHWNAFDSSVGEHPHLVCYAVKANSNLGVLNTLARLGSGFDIVSGGELERVVAAGGDPAKVVFSGVGKTAAEMKRALELNIKCFNVESEPELERLNKVAGELGVKAPISLRINPDVDANTHPYISTGLRDNKFGIAFDRAPAVYAFAKTLDNLSIHGIDCHIGSQLTDIEPFIDATDRLLALIDQLRANDINIKHLDVGGGLGVVYRDELPPQPSDYAKALLARLDNHSDLELIFEPGRAIAANAGVLLTKVEFLKPTEHKNFAIIDAAMNDLMRPALYQAWQDIVPVSPRQGEAVTYDLVGPICETGDFLGKDRDLVLEEGDLLAVRSAGAYGFAMSSNYNTRSRAAEVMVDGDKTHLVRQREELTSLWELENILPE, encoded by the coding sequence TTGGATTACTTCAACTATCAGGAAGATGGCCAGCTTTGGGCTGAGGACGTCGCACTTTCACAACTAGCAGAGCAATATGGTACACCGCTGTATGTATATTCTCGTGCCACATTAGAACGTCACTGGAACGCATTTGACTCATCGGTAGGTGAGCACCCGCATTTGGTGTGTTACGCCGTTAAAGCTAACTCGAATCTAGGTGTGTTGAATACCTTAGCTCGTTTGGGTTCTGGTTTTGACATCGTTTCTGGTGGTGAGCTAGAGCGTGTGGTTGCTGCAGGTGGCGATCCGGCGAAAGTAGTTTTCTCTGGTGTCGGCAAAACAGCCGCAGAAATGAAACGAGCGCTTGAGTTGAACATTAAATGTTTCAACGTAGAGTCTGAGCCAGAACTGGAGCGACTGAATAAAGTGGCCGGTGAACTTGGAGTTAAAGCGCCGATTTCACTGAGAATCAACCCTGATGTTGATGCTAATACTCACCCTTATATCTCTACGGGCCTGCGTGATAACAAGTTTGGTATCGCCTTCGATCGTGCTCCTGCTGTTTATGCGTTTGCTAAAACACTCGATAACTTGTCTATCCATGGTATTGATTGCCACATCGGCTCTCAGTTAACCGATATCGAACCTTTCATCGATGCCACTGATCGCTTGCTTGCGTTGATCGATCAACTACGAGCTAACGATATCAACATCAAGCATCTTGATGTTGGCGGTGGTTTGGGGGTGGTTTATCGTGATGAATTACCACCACAGCCTTCTGACTACGCGAAAGCCTTGTTGGCTCGCCTAGACAATCATTCTGATCTAGAGCTGATTTTCGAGCCTGGAAGAGCGATTGCGGCTAACGCTGGTGTATTATTAACAAAAGTCGAGTTCCTTAAGCCAACAGAGCATAAGAACTTTGCCATTATCGATGCGGCAATGAACGACCTGATGCGCCCTGCACTTTACCAAGCTTGGCAAGATATTGTTCCAGTTAGCCCGCGTCAGGGTGAAGCTGTGACTTACGATTTAGTTGGCCCTATATGTGAAACGGGTGACTTCCTAGGTAAAGATCGTGACCTTGTTCTTGAAGAGGGCGACTTATTGGCTGTTCGTTCAGCAGGTGCTTATGGCTTCGCAATGTCATCCAACTACAACACTCGTTCGCGTGCGGCAGAAGTGATGGTTGATGGCGATAAAACTCATTTGGTTCGTCAGCGTGAAGAGCTTACGAGTCTGTGGGAACTTGAAAACATTCTTCCGGAGTAA
- a CDS encoding DUF484 family protein, which translates to MSYVEGDTLTAEVVAEYLRDNPDFFQNRKDLVDRLAINNVEQGAVSLVEIQLKRQRHRIEELEEEITGLMSLAANNDKTFYEFMDLQTQVLKCSDFIQVIKAVEQKALELGLKAHVRVLSQLGFYQLNEERYSKFSLNHFNGKDAYLGRLRKADRHDLFGDYPVPELGSYVVLPLAKRSPLGVLAFSSEDGGHFQPHMDTLFLRHLALVVAHLADTLPWQINNEPRAQNTSS; encoded by the coding sequence TTGTCTTACGTTGAAGGCGACACTCTGACTGCAGAGGTGGTTGCGGAATATTTACGTGATAACCCAGATTTCTTTCAAAACAGGAAAGATTTGGTTGATCGCCTTGCTATTAATAATGTTGAGCAGGGCGCTGTTTCTCTGGTTGAGATTCAGCTTAAACGTCAGCGTCATAGAATCGAAGAGCTGGAAGAAGAGATCACTGGCCTGATGTCACTAGCGGCGAATAACGATAAAACTTTCTATGAATTCATGGATCTGCAAACTCAAGTGTTGAAATGCAGTGACTTCATTCAGGTTATCAAGGCTGTTGAACAAAAAGCGTTGGAACTAGGGCTTAAGGCTCATGTACGAGTTCTCTCACAATTAGGTTTTTATCAGCTGAATGAAGAGCGTTACTCGAAATTTTCACTTAACCATTTCAATGGCAAAGATGCTTATCTAGGGCGATTGAGAAAGGCAGACAGACACGATTTGTTTGGTGATTATCCAGTTCCAGAGCTAGGCTCTTATGTAGTGCTACCCCTTGCTAAGCGATCTCCACTGGGTGTACTCGCTTTTTCTAGTGAAGATGGCGGCCACTTCCAGCCTCATATGGACACGCTCTTTTTACGCCATTTAGCACTTGTTGTCGCTCATTTGGCGGACACCTTACCTTGGCAGATAAATAATGAGCCTAGAGCCCAAAATACCTCTTCCTAA
- the dapF gene encoding diaminopimelate epimerase, translating to MHFHFSKMHGLGNDFMVVDCITQNIFFSPDLIRRLADRHTGVGFDQLLVVEAPYDPETDFHYRIFNADGSEVEQCGNGARCFARFVRMKGLTNKYSINVSTKKGKMVLKIEDNDLITVNMGIPEFEPGKIPFKAKQPEKTYILRTDVHTLFCGAVSMGNPHVVTVVDDVDTADVDTLGPLLESHERFPERVNAGFMQVVNREEVRLRVYERGAGETQACGSGACGAVAVGITQGLLAENVKVRLPGGDLHISWQGPGKPLLMTGPATHVFDGQLSC from the coding sequence ATGCACTTCCACTTTTCTAAAATGCATGGTTTGGGCAATGATTTCATGGTCGTGGACTGCATTACTCAAAATATTTTCTTTTCTCCAGATTTGATCCGTCGTTTGGCGGATCGTCACACTGGTGTGGGTTTCGACCAGCTACTTGTAGTTGAAGCCCCCTATGATCCTGAAACAGACTTCCATTACCGCATATTTAATGCAGATGGCAGTGAAGTGGAGCAGTGCGGCAATGGTGCACGTTGTTTTGCTCGATTCGTTCGCATGAAAGGCTTAACGAATAAGTACAGCATCAACGTGAGCACCAAGAAAGGGAAAATGGTTCTTAAGATTGAAGACAATGATTTAATCACTGTCAACATGGGTATTCCTGAGTTCGAACCGGGCAAGATTCCATTTAAGGCGAAGCAGCCAGAAAAGACGTATATCCTAAGAACGGATGTACACACCTTGTTCTGTGGTGCTGTTAGCATGGGTAACCCACATGTGGTTACCGTAGTTGATGACGTCGATACAGCAGATGTGGATACCTTAGGTCCGCTGCTTGAATCTCACGAACGTTTTCCTGAGCGTGTTAATGCTGGCTTTATGCAAGTGGTTAACCGTGAAGAGGTTCGCTTGCGCGTCTACGAACGTGGTGCGGGTGAAACTCAGGCGTGTGGCAGTGGCGCATGTGGTGCAGTTGCTGTTGGTATAACACAAGGCTTACTGGCTGAGAATGTGAAGGTTCGTCTACCTGGTGGTGACTTACACATTAGCTGGCAAGGCCCTGGGAAACCTCTGTTGATGACTGGCCCAGCAACGCATGTGTTTGATGGTCAGCTTTCTTGCTAA
- the lptM gene encoding LPS translocon maturation chaperone LptM: MKKLITALFMVSVIGLSGCGQTGPLYDPDEVQQTEQSQ; encoded by the coding sequence ATGAAAAAACTAATTACCGCTTTGTTTATGGTGTCCGTTATTGGACTTTCTGGTTGTGGTCAAACGGGTCCTTTGTATGATCCTGATGAAGTTCAACAGACTGAACAATCACAATAA